TCGCTCGGCTTCGAGGCCGGCGACCCGGCGCGCTTCGCGTCGGAGGGAACGGCCGCCGATGCACTCCCGGTCGCGTGGCCCGGCTTCGCCGCGCTCGTCACGCCGCGGCGCTCCGAGATCGTGATCGGCGACGGCACGCCGCGCTTCGCCGTGCTCGGCGTCGACGGCGACGCGGTCGAGGCGCGCTGCCTGCGCGGCGGTCAGATCGGCCCGCGCAAGGGCGTCTTCGTCACGTTCGCCGGGACGACGGGCCGCGCGCTCACCGAGAAGGACCTCGCCGATCTCGACGTCGCGGCGGAGATCGGCGCCGACTTCGTCGCGCTCTCCTTCGTGCGCAGCGCGGCCGACGTCCAGCTGCTGCGCGACGAGCTCGCCGCGCGCGGCTCGCGCGCGCGCGTGATCGCGAAGATCGAGAAGCTCGAGGCGGTGGAGAACCTCGCGGAGATCGTGGCCGCCGCGGACGGCGTCATGGTCGCGCGCGGCGACCTCGGCGTGGAGGCGGGCGTGCACGAGGTGCCGCTGCTGCAGAAGCGCATCATCCGCCGCGCCACCACGGCCGGAAAGCTCGTCGTCACCGCGACGCAGATGCTCGAGTCGATGCTGACGGCGGCCGAGCCGACGCGCGCCGAGGCGAGCGATGTCGCGAACGCGGTGCTCGACGGGACCTCCGCGCTCATGCTCTCGGGCGAGACCGCCGTCGGCGAGCATCCCGTGCAGGCCGTGCAGGCGATGGCCGCGATCGCCGGCCGCGCGCAGGAGGCGCTCTCCTACGCGCTCGACATCCCGACCGTCGAGCAGGACAACGCCGAGGCGGTGCTCCGCTCGGCCGCGCACCTCGCGCAGCAGATCGACGCCGCCGCGCTCGTGATCCCGACGACGACGGGCGGCTCCGTGCGCGCGGCCGCGAAGTGCCGCACGCCGCGCCCGATCATCGCGCTGGCGCGCGACGACGTCGTCGCGCGCCAGCTCGCGCTCGAGTGGGCGGTCATCCCCGGCACGCTCCCCGCGCACTCGGGCCGCATCGAGGAGCTGATCGACGAGGCCGTCGGGGTCGCGCGCACGATCGGCGGCCTCGACGACGGCGCGCACGTCGTCGTCACGTACGGCCAGTCGGGACGCGTGTCGGGCGGCACCGATCTCATCGTCGTCCGGCAGGTGGGCGCCGAGAAGCCGAGCGGCTTCGTCTCGGATCCCGCGCAGATGCGCGAGGCCTAGCGACTAGCGTCGCGCGCGACCGAGCAGGAAGAAGAGGGCCGGCACGAGGAGCGCGGCGGCGAGCGCGCCGAGCCCGGGCGCGACGAAGCGCTTCCACGCGGGCCGGCCCGGAACGGGCGGCGGGCGCACGCCGGGCACCGGCTCGCGCGCGCGCGCGAGCCACGCGTCGCCGAAGCCCTCGGGCAGCCGCTGCACCTCGAAGAGCGTCGCGATGTACTCGCCGTCCTCGCCGGCGCGGTGCGGCGTGTAGTACTCCCAGACGATCGCGCCGTCGGGTGCGAGCTCGAAGGCGCGGCCGGCGTCGGTCTCGGTGACGAGCGTGTCGCCGTTGGCGAGGCGCGCGACCGCGCCGCAGGTCGCCGAGAAGAAGGGCGCGGCGTCGCCTCCCTCGTACACGACCTCCGCGTCGGCGGTGGCCGGATCGACTGCGAGGATGCGCGAGCGGCCGCCCGTCTCGTGGCGCACGCCGGTGCTCCCGTTGTCGAAGAGCAGGAGTCGGCCGTCGGGCAGCGCGCTCGGATCGTGCTGGCCCGTCCAGTCGCCCTTCGCGAGCCAGACGACGCGCTCCTGGCTCGGGTCGAGGACGGCGAGCGCCGACGCGTTGCGCAGCGAGAGCAGCCAGCGTCCGGCCGCGAAGGCCGGGTTCGCGCGCTCGAGCGCGCCGTCGAGCGGGACGAGCGCGTTCGTGTGCAGGATGTCGCCGCGCTCGCGGTAGGCGAGCACGTCCGCCCACGACGAACGCGCGAACGACTCGAAGATGGAAGTCTGCGCGACCAGCTCGCCGCGCGCATCGAGACGCTCGACCGACTCGTCGAGCACGGGGCGGTCGGGGTCGACGTCGAGCACGATGCGCGCCTCGCGCGTCAGCACGAGGACGCTGCCGTCGGGCGCGACGCGCAGGTCGTGGTGGGCGCCGTTGCGGCGCCGCCAGCGCACGTTCGAGTCGCGGTCGAGCGCGACGACGCCGATGCCCTCGTAGATCGCGAAGAGGTCGCCGTTCGCGAGCACGCGCGCGCGGCGCCAGTGC
This Myxococcota bacterium DNA region includes the following protein-coding sequences:
- the pyk gene encoding pyruvate kinase; the encoded protein is MEPRRRAKILATIGPATRSESAIRDMIAAGADAFRLNASHGEPDAWREEARMVRAVAAEAGRPIAIVFDVCGPKLRLGAHVPSLGFEAGDPARFASEGTAADALPVAWPGFAALVTPRRSEIVIGDGTPRFAVLGVDGDAVEARCLRGGQIGPRKGVFVTFAGTTGRALTEKDLADLDVAAEIGADFVALSFVRSAADVQLLRDELAARGSRARVIAKIEKLEAVENLAEIVAAADGVMVARGDLGVEAGVHEVPLLQKRIIRRATTAGKLVVTATQMLESMLTAAEPTRAEASDVANAVLDGTSALMLSGETAVGEHPVQAVQAMAAIAGRAQEALSYALDIPTVEQDNAEAVLRSAAHLAQQIDAAALVIPTTTGGSVRAAAKCRTPRPIIALARDDVVARQLALEWAVIPGTLPAHSGRIEELIDEAVGVARTIGGLDDGAHVVVTYGQSGRVSGGTDLIVVRQVGAEKPSGFVSDPAQMREA
- a CDS encoding arylsulfotransferase family protein; its protein translation is MAASDRRAGRARTLLAAAALAAAWLARPAPASDLPLVGRYTRARAHPGWSAEQAELAAHLEALGYAQGVAPARATTGVVLHDAVRAQPGRNLVVDGHAAAAELVDMDGRVLHRWSRPIEDVFPEDAARTPEHSTHWRRARVLANGDLFAIYEGIGVVALDRDSNVRWRRRNGAHHDLRVAPDGSVLVLTREARIVLDVDPDRPVLDESVERLDARGELVAQTSIFESFARSSWADVLAYRERGDILHTNALVPLDGALERANPAFAAGRWLLSLRNASALAVLDPSQERVVWLAKGDWTGQHDPSALPDGRLLLFDNGSTGVRHETGGRSRILAVDPATADAEVVYEGGDAAPFFSATCGAVARLANGDTLVTETDAGRAFELAPDGAIVWEYYTPHRAGEDGEYIATLFEVQRLPEGFGDAWLARAREPVPGVRPPPVPGRPAWKRFVAPGLGALAAALLVPALFFLLGRARR